One uncultured Fibrobacter sp. genomic window carries:
- a CDS encoding GDSL-type esterase/lipase family protein, whose translation MRKVALIIAITACCVFAREPAPSPSDYTLDLSKYGFIDTSLNKIQFPKGNKSFEPFFKKLDTLVFENRGQVRILHIGGSHIQADAMSGRIREHLVKEYPGASAGRGFVFPFSAAKTNTPSSYGSTYKGIWDMSKNVLREVKKPLGLLGIAVSTSDPRAEFSILLNRYNPQPIWSETRIRLFGYSDHGDVIPVLHVDSLEIPGKLDSATQSFTFPIPRPIDSIHISFRWLDSLQQAEIARFITDSLRQDSIAKAAALADSLAKDSLARKDSSKKPAAIPDNVALPLDSMYQDSSVIDTALDEPPPFEPEPMAPLDVSSNDSKPGRPRFTLTGIYTESDAPGIMYANVGINGAKVPNYFEATCPLLEKELAFLKPDLVIFAIGINDANVDRFDDKGFRANYDTLITRIRKVSPNAAIIFETNNDSFRKTKRKKYAQHPNGEVARKSFFMLADKYKAGIWDKFSIMGGLGSMAKWEKADLAKKDKVHFKLAGYNLLGDLFYKAIIQAYQDHIASLPALEPEAPKPAPKKADSTKVPSKAKK comes from the coding sequence ATGAGAAAGGTAGCACTAATCATTGCGATAACCGCATGTTGCGTCTTCGCTAGGGAGCCTGCGCCCTCCCCCAGCGACTACACCTTGGACCTGTCCAAGTACGGTTTTATAGACACCTCGCTCAACAAGATTCAGTTCCCGAAGGGGAACAAGTCCTTTGAGCCCTTCTTCAAGAAGCTCGATACACTTGTCTTTGAAAACCGTGGGCAAGTGAGAATCCTGCACATCGGCGGTTCCCATATCCAGGCCGATGCCATGTCGGGCCGTATCCGCGAGCACCTGGTCAAGGAATACCCCGGAGCCAGCGCCGGCCGTGGATTCGTATTCCCGTTCTCTGCCGCCAAGACAAACACGCCCTCCAGCTACGGAAGCACCTACAAAGGAATTTGGGACATGAGCAAGAACGTGCTGCGCGAAGTCAAGAAGCCGCTCGGGCTCCTTGGAATTGCCGTCAGCACAAGCGACCCCCGCGCTGAATTTTCTATTCTCCTGAACCGCTACAACCCGCAGCCCATCTGGAGCGAGACAAGAATCCGCCTCTTCGGTTACAGCGACCACGGAGACGTAATCCCCGTTTTACACGTGGATTCCCTCGAAATTCCGGGAAAACTCGATTCTGCAACACAGAGTTTCACATTCCCGATTCCTCGCCCCATCGATTCCATTCATATTTCGTTCCGCTGGCTCGACAGCCTGCAACAGGCTGAAATTGCACGGTTCATCACGGACTCGCTCCGCCAAGATTCCATCGCCAAGGCCGCCGCCCTCGCCGATTCGCTGGCAAAAGATTCCTTGGCCCGGAAGGATTCCTCGAAGAAACCTGCCGCTATACCGGATAACGTCGCGCTCCCGCTTGACTCCATGTACCAGGACAGCAGCGTGATTGATACAGCACTGGATGAACCTCCCCCGTTTGAACCGGAACCGATGGCACCGCTGGACGTGTCGTCCAACGATTCAAAACCCGGCAGGCCGAGATTCACGCTCACGGGTATTTATACCGAAAGTGACGCCCCGGGTATCATGTACGCAAACGTAGGCATCAACGGAGCGAAGGTCCCCAACTACTTCGAAGCCACATGCCCGCTGCTCGAAAAGGAACTCGCCTTCCTCAAGCCGGACCTGGTCATTTTCGCAATCGGCATCAACGATGCGAACGTAGATAGGTTCGATGACAAAGGCTTCCGCGCCAACTACGACACGCTGATTACGCGGATTCGCAAGGTCAGCCCCAATGCGGCCATCATTTTTGAAACGAACAACGACTCCTTCCGCAAAACCAAGAGGAAAAAATATGCGCAGCACCCCAACGGCGAAGTGGCGCGCAAGTCGTTCTTCATGCTCGCAGACAAGTACAAAGCCGGTATCTGGGACAAGTTCTCCATCATGGGAGGCCTCGGTTCCATGGCCAAGTGGGAAAAAGCGGACCTCGCCAAGAAAGACAAAGTCCACTTCAAGCTTGCCGGTTACAACCTGCTCGGCGATCTTTTCTACAAAGCTATCATCCAGGCGTACCAGGACCATATCGCAAGCCTCCCCGCATTGGAACCCGAAGCACCGAAACCAGCCCCCAAGAAAGCCGACTCCACGAAGGTCCCGTCCAAGGCAAAAAAATAG
- a CDS encoding GDSL-type esterase/lipase family protein yields MTPKKALITIISLFLVLGLMAIIFPSDGIHISESLTLRFPSLTDVFPVADTTANGKNDPEDEIRAMMEATRQKQFAAFADSLRFYQDFFDSGKTRFDLPNNDPTWFDRFFLHLQLASIDSSVVHIVHYGDSQLEEDRISSTIREDLQEEFGGAGPGMLPPVLKIQPQTTVHWSRGALERYILFGPKDEEATHSRYGPLAQFANLNGTAVIGIKRRLDRKDRTKVYPHAGGYATIKVLAGKRGKLKARLDYDRTFTTVVGLNPDSTEKIKTSVKMVEAEPPLVDSSYTKLNVYTWKLPDTTSSVKITLTGNTEIYAVSADGAYGVAVDNVAMRGSSGTIFHRIDPELLAESYKAMNAKLIMMEYGGNMVPSISTSNIDYIKKLVTRQILAIQKANPDADIIFIGPADMERQSDGRWKTYPALRMTIAALREVALENGVAYWDMHRVMGGNGTMSKWVKREPPLGFTDHIHFTRRGATHMGDLFSSSLRMYYDFFKFRGRHNISDKKLLALRSFNDSISTAEAKKPVVEETTKKPIAAPAPKPITEPVRKPVVAEQPTRKPIAEPTRKPVAEQPVRKPIAEPTRKPVAEQPARKPITEPVRKPVAEPTRKPVAEQPARKPVTTKKTTEQTTAKKKTRRKVNDTENPQIKKRKQIQQTTPADQQKRKVRKKRRPVNGQKQGSNTNLSKKQPTTPATRREKR; encoded by the coding sequence ATGACCCCGAAAAAAGCGTTAATTACCATCATAAGCCTGTTCCTTGTTCTTGGATTGATGGCCATTATTTTCCCGTCCGACGGCATACACATCAGTGAATCACTCACACTCCGTTTTCCGTCCCTGACCGATGTTTTCCCTGTCGCCGACACCACGGCAAACGGGAAAAACGACCCGGAAGACGAGATCAGAGCTATGATGGAAGCTACCCGGCAGAAGCAGTTCGCCGCCTTTGCCGATTCCTTGCGCTTTTACCAGGACTTTTTCGATAGCGGCAAAACAAGGTTCGACCTCCCTAACAACGACCCCACGTGGTTCGACAGGTTCTTCCTGCACCTCCAGTTGGCGTCGATAGACAGTTCCGTTGTACACATCGTGCATTACGGGGACTCCCAGTTGGAAGAAGACCGCATTTCGTCGACTATCCGCGAAGACCTCCAGGAGGAATTCGGCGGTGCCGGGCCAGGCATGCTCCCGCCCGTCCTCAAAATCCAGCCGCAAACGACCGTCCACTGGAGCCGGGGTGCCCTAGAGCGCTACATTCTCTTTGGCCCCAAAGACGAAGAAGCCACTCATAGCCGCTATGGACCGCTGGCTCAGTTCGCCAACTTGAACGGAACCGCAGTTATCGGCATCAAGCGCCGTCTGGACCGCAAAGACAGGACAAAAGTTTATCCGCACGCCGGCGGCTACGCCACTATCAAGGTCCTTGCAGGCAAGCGCGGAAAGCTAAAAGCGAGGTTGGATTACGACCGCACCTTCACGACTGTCGTGGGCCTAAACCCGGACAGCACGGAAAAAATCAAGACTTCGGTCAAGATGGTCGAAGCCGAACCGCCTCTCGTAGATTCTTCTTACACAAAACTTAACGTATATACGTGGAAACTCCCCGATACAACGTCGTCTGTAAAGATTACGCTCACGGGAAATACCGAAATTTACGCCGTTTCCGCAGACGGAGCCTACGGCGTGGCCGTCGACAACGTGGCCATGCGCGGTTCCTCGGGAACGATTTTCCACAGAATTGACCCGGAACTGCTTGCAGAATCGTACAAGGCAATGAACGCGAAGCTTATCATGATGGAATACGGTGGAAACATGGTCCCGAGCATTTCTACATCCAACATAGACTATATAAAGAAGCTCGTCACGCGCCAGATTCTCGCCATCCAGAAGGCCAACCCGGATGCAGACATCATATTCATCGGCCCCGCCGACATGGAAAGGCAATCCGACGGACGCTGGAAGACCTACCCCGCTCTCCGCATGACCATCGCAGCCCTCCGCGAAGTCGCCCTCGAAAATGGAGTCGCCTATTGGGACATGCACCGCGTCATGGGCGGTAACGGAACCATGTCGAAATGGGTCAAGCGCGAACCCCCGCTGGGATTCACGGACCATATCCACTTTACCCGCCGTGGCGCAACGCACATGGGCGACCTGTTCAGTTCTTCGCTGCGCATGTACTACGACTTTTTCAAATTCAGGGGCAGGCACAACATCTCGGACAAGAAGTTACTCGCACTGCGTTCCTTCAACGACTCTATAAGCACCGCAGAGGCGAAGAAGCCTGTGGTGGAAGAAACCACAAAGAAGCCTATTGCGGCACCGGCGCCCAAACCGATCACGGAGCCCGTGCGTAAACCCGTCGTCGCCGAACAGCCGACGCGCAAGCCGATTGCCGAACCGACACGCAAACCGGTCGCAGAACAACCTGTTCGCAAACCGATCGCAGAACCGACACGTAAGCCTGTCGCAGAGCAGCCCGCCCGCAAGCCGATTACAGAACCGGTGCGCAAGCCTGTTGCCGAACCGACACGCAAGCCCGTTGCCGAACAGCCTGCACGCAAGCCGGTCACGACAAAGAAAACAACAGAACAGACAACGGCCAAGAAAAAGACAAGGCGCAAAGTCAACGACACAGAAAATCCGCAGATAAAGAAGCGGAAACAAATTCAGCAGACTACGCCGGCCGACCAACAGAAGCGAAAGGTAAGGAAAAAAAGAAGGCCCGTAAACGGGCAAAAGCAGGGGAGCAACACAAACTTGTCTAAAAAGCAGCCGACAACGCCGGCTACAAGAAGGGAAAAGAGATGA
- the hisS gene encoding histidine--tRNA ligase — translation MSIQIPQLPKGTRDFYPEAQRIQNYIFDTWRSVAESFAYEEYEGPMFEHLELYTGKSGEEIVSQLYNFKDKGDREIALRPEMTPTLARLVIQKARELKKPFKWFSMPRLFRYEKAQKGRLREFFQLNMDIIGTESIYAEADLLASIATMLRKFGLKDGEFAIGVSSRKLLATYLEEIGAPNPALVYPVLDRRLKIGPEAFAKALAEAGLTEDQVKKLDDFMGCKSLEEVRNAVHSENAGAALKEIEDLFETLAAAGYGDCVNLDLSIVRGLAYYTGIVFEVFDKGKSMRAIAGGGRYDSLTEKLGGERIPGVGFGMGDVVLADLLAEHNLLPSPKQSVDFYIASFTNDMKKVFETAQTFRDAKLGNFSVSHPLAPMKMGKQLDQANYQGAKIVIYVDGSKAGAGEFEFKDMRTGEMFVGNPAAIVERLKTEIKKPE, via the coding sequence ATGAGCATACAGATTCCTCAGCTGCCCAAGGGCACGCGTGATTTTTACCCGGAAGCGCAACGCATCCAGAACTATATTTTCGATACCTGGCGCAGTGTCGCCGAAAGTTTCGCCTACGAAGAATACGAAGGCCCGATGTTTGAGCACCTTGAACTCTATACGGGCAAATCCGGCGAAGAAATCGTAAGCCAGCTTTACAACTTTAAAGACAAGGGCGACCGCGAAATCGCGCTCCGCCCCGAAATGACCCCGACGCTCGCCCGCCTCGTGATCCAGAAGGCGCGCGAACTCAAGAAGCCTTTCAAGTGGTTCAGCATGCCGCGCCTTTTCCGCTACGAGAAGGCACAGAAGGGCCGCCTGCGCGAGTTCTTCCAGCTGAACATGGACATCATCGGCACCGAGAGCATCTATGCCGAAGCCGACCTGCTCGCCTCCATCGCGACGATGTTGCGCAAGTTCGGCCTCAAGGACGGCGAATTTGCGATTGGCGTCTCTAGCCGCAAGCTTCTGGCCACGTACCTCGAAGAAATCGGTGCCCCGAACCCAGCGCTTGTGTACCCGGTGCTTGACCGCCGCCTGAAAATCGGCCCCGAAGCCTTTGCGAAGGCACTCGCCGAAGCCGGCCTCACCGAAGACCAGGTGAAAAAGCTTGACGACTTCATGGGCTGCAAAAGCCTCGAAGAAGTGCGCAATGCGGTTCACAGCGAAAACGCGGGCGCCGCTCTCAAAGAAATCGAAGATTTATTTGAGACGCTCGCTGCCGCGGGCTACGGCGATTGCGTGAATCTCGATCTTTCGATTGTGCGCGGACTCGCCTACTACACCGGCATCGTATTCGAAGTGTTCGACAAGGGCAAATCGATGCGCGCAATCGCCGGCGGCGGCCGCTACGACAGCCTCACCGAAAAGCTCGGTGGCGAACGTATCCCAGGCGTGGGCTTTGGCATGGGCGACGTCGTGCTCGCCGACCTGCTGGCCGAACACAACCTGTTGCCCAGCCCCAAGCAGAGCGTGGACTTCTACATTGCAAGCTTCACAAACGACATGAAGAAAGTGTTCGAGACCGCCCAGACATTCCGCGACGCAAAACTCGGCAACTTCTCCGTTTCTCACCCGCTCGCCCCGATGAAGATGGGCAAGCAGCTGGACCAGGCCAACTACCAGGGTGCAAAAATTGTCATCTATGTCGACGGCTCCAAGGCAGGCGCTGGCGAATTTGAATTCAAGGACATGCGCACCGGCGAAATGTTTGTCGGAAACCCCGCAGCCATCGTGGAACGATTGAAAACCGAGATCAAGAAACCAGAATAA
- a CDS encoding alpha/beta hydrolase — protein sequence MAKKKLLSVVVLTGIFALTSCDDSESTATGPGSETTPEIAGLITSSSDGFAFPGSSSDGTTLPGSSGGLFVPPGSSDGLGGQPGIGGGINFGGTPAAGSSSSIGQAAPGSSSNIGGTVINSSSIGQAAPGSSSNGQANPRSSSNGQVAPASSSSAGQANPASSSEVAQASGGIFLAEGQEEEKDLMKVVYKTRTGWDGEGILAYPEQLSSDKKHAVVVWGPGGGEKPDAYEGMIRRLASHGFVVIALKESPGDASQATKALDWLEQQNKDSKSPLNGKLDMNTVGCSGHSMGGLESEQAAIKDKRVITAFLNNSGDRNGGAFKNIPATKTAGVVFGEKGMEHDNAISDYRSATSVPACMIEMTGGPMNSEGGYGHGSGPWDGMAITIAWMRWHLGGEDFRKADFVGSSGKYIDGNIIGKQGKWKGECKNFN from the coding sequence ATGGCAAAGAAGAAACTACTCAGCGTAGTTGTTTTGACCGGTATATTCGCGCTCACGAGCTGCGATGACTCGGAATCGACCGCAACCGGTCCAGGGTCGGAAACCACCCCGGAAATCGCGGGTTTAATCACATCAAGCTCAGACGGATTCGCATTTCCGGGGAGTTCCAGCGATGGAACCACATTACCGGGAAGTTCAGGCGGGCTTTTCGTCCCCCCCGGCAGTTCCGACGGCTTGGGCGGACAACCGGGTATAGGTGGCGGAATAAACTTCGGTGGCACTCCCGCTGCCGGAAGTTCCAGCAGCATCGGCCAAGCCGCACCGGGTTCCAGCTCCAACATCGGCGGCACCGTAATCAATTCCAGCAGCATCGGTCAAGCAGCACCGGGCAGTTCTAGCAACGGCCAGGCAAACCCAAGGAGTTCCAGCAACGGGCAAGTAGCTCCGGCAAGTTCCAGCAGCGCAGGCCAGGCAAATCCGGCCAGTTCTAGCGAAGTCGCCCAGGCTAGCGGCGGCATTTTCCTCGCCGAAGGCCAGGAAGAAGAAAAAGACCTGATGAAAGTTGTCTATAAGACACGCACCGGTTGGGATGGCGAAGGAATTCTCGCTTATCCGGAACAGCTCTCCAGCGACAAGAAGCACGCCGTCGTGGTGTGGGGTCCCGGTGGCGGCGAAAAGCCCGACGCTTACGAAGGCATGATCCGCAGACTCGCCTCCCACGGATTCGTGGTGATTGCGCTTAAAGAATCTCCGGGCGACGCCAGCCAAGCCACGAAGGCTCTTGACTGGTTGGAACAGCAGAACAAGGATTCCAAGAGCCCGCTGAACGGCAAGCTCGACATGAATACCGTCGGTTGTTCCGGGCACTCCATGGGCGGCCTTGAATCCGAACAGGCGGCCATTAAGGACAAACGAGTTATCACGGCGTTCCTCAACAACAGCGGCGACCGCAATGGAGGTGCGTTCAAGAACATTCCTGCCACCAAGACGGCCGGAGTCGTCTTCGGCGAAAAGGGCATGGAACACGACAACGCCATCTCTGACTACAGGAGTGCGACAAGCGTTCCGGCCTGCATGATCGAAATGACCGGTGGACCGATGAACAGCGAAGGCGGATACGGCCACGGTTCCGGTCCGTGGGACGGCATGGCCATTACGATTGCCTGGATGCGCTGGCACCTTGGCGGCGAAGACTTCCGCAAGGCAGACTTCGTCGGTTCTAGCGGCAAATACATCGACGGCAACATCATTGGCAAACAAGGCAAATGGAAAGGCGAGTGCAAGAACTTCAATTAA
- a CDS encoding MBOAT family O-acyltransferase, with translation MLDHLIPFLSHTFAFDPNSPLLFTQFYFWGFFAVVFAILTLVHNKLLLRNAFLFFTSLFFYYKTSGSYVCILIFCVIANFFIGKWIEKAEEHWKKKFLMIIVVIIDLLVLCYYKYSYFFLDALYDFTGIELHVYNFFAAASNKMFGTNSLVDTIILPVGISFFTFQAMSYCIDIYRGKIKAVDNILNFGFYLSFFPQLVAGPIVRADKFVPQLYKPFFLPRRTFGIAVFWILNGLAKKIILSDYLATNFVDRVFDTPLLFTGLENLIALFAYSLQVYADFSGYTDIAIGVALLMGFRLPQNFNSPYKALSPTEFWRRWHISLSSWWRDYLYIPLGGNRGASVGTFFWMGFLSLVAVLLSGSVWVAAALIALFLYISIYAYFKPESRKFITTNMNAMATQIVGGWWHGASWNFIIWGGLNGFGQVFNKIWVKRSRTFRASAALFFFAISAIIYKNYDVAICAISAVWFGVLFVGIYAVMLFRLFSDKYFHWLYVAWNVSLTFVFITFTRLFFRAGSNLDPAEANEVAWNTAKNMVQQMGTAWKWDDSLWTIAWEHINIILVFIAGMLIHWIPKKFKSRYRIAFASLPLPGMVAATAFIIFVIYQFMSADSCPFIYFQF, from the coding sequence ATGTTAGACCATTTAATCCCATTTTTAAGTCACACATTCGCGTTCGACCCGAACTCGCCGCTGCTCTTTACGCAGTTCTATTTTTGGGGTTTCTTTGCTGTCGTATTTGCAATACTTACCCTCGTACACAACAAGCTCCTCCTCCGTAACGCGTTCCTCTTTTTCACTAGCCTTTTCTTCTACTACAAGACGAGCGGAAGTTACGTTTGCATCTTGATTTTCTGTGTCATCGCGAATTTCTTTATCGGCAAATGGATCGAAAAAGCCGAAGAACACTGGAAAAAGAAATTCCTGATGATTATTGTCGTCATCATCGACCTGCTGGTGCTCTGCTACTACAAGTATTCTTACTTCTTCCTGGATGCGCTTTACGACTTTACCGGAATCGAGTTGCACGTTTACAACTTCTTCGCTGCCGCAAGCAACAAGATGTTCGGCACAAATTCGCTCGTCGACACGATTATCCTCCCGGTGGGCATCTCGTTCTTCACGTTCCAGGCGATGAGCTACTGCATCGACATCTACCGCGGTAAAATCAAGGCCGTAGACAACATCCTGAACTTCGGTTTCTACCTGTCGTTCTTCCCGCAGCTGGTCGCAGGCCCGATTGTGCGTGCCGACAAGTTCGTCCCGCAGCTCTACAAACCGTTTTTCCTCCCCCGTCGCACATTCGGCATCGCCGTGTTCTGGATTCTGAACGGCCTCGCGAAGAAAATCATTTTGAGCGACTACCTCGCCACGAACTTCGTGGACCGCGTTTTCGATACGCCACTCCTGTTTACCGGCCTCGAGAACCTCATCGCGCTCTTTGCCTACTCGCTGCAGGTTTATGCCGACTTCTCGGGCTATACCGACATCGCCATCGGCGTGGCGCTTCTCATGGGATTTCGCCTGCCACAGAACTTCAACAGCCCCTACAAGGCGCTCAGCCCCACCGAATTCTGGCGTCGCTGGCATATTTCCCTTTCGAGTTGGTGGCGCGACTACCTCTACATCCCTCTGGGCGGCAACCGCGGGGCTTCCGTCGGCACGTTCTTCTGGATGGGTTTCTTAAGCCTTGTCGCCGTCCTGCTTTCAGGCAGTGTGTGGGTCGCCGCTGCCCTCATCGCGCTATTCCTCTATATTTCAATTTACGCATATTTCAAGCCGGAATCCCGCAAGTTCATCACCACAAACATGAACGCCATGGCCACACAAATCGTGGGCGGTTGGTGGCATGGTGCTAGCTGGAACTTCATCATCTGGGGCGGCCTCAACGGGTTCGGCCAGGTGTTCAACAAGATTTGGGTCAAGAGGAGCCGCACATTCAGAGCATCTGCGGCCCTGTTCTTCTTCGCCATCAGCGCCATCATCTACAAGAACTACGACGTCGCCATCTGCGCCATTTCGGCCGTATGGTTCGGCGTGCTGTTCGTCGGCATCTACGCCGTCATGCTTTTCCGCCTGTTCAGCGACAAGTATTTCCACTGGCTCTATGTCGCCTGGAACGTATCGCTCACGTTCGTGTTCATCACGTTTACGCGTCTCTTCTTCCGTGCAGGATCCAACCTCGACCCCGCCGAAGCGAACGAAGTCGCCTGGAACACGGCCAAGAACATGGTCCAGCAGATGGGCACCGCCTGGAAATGGGACGATTCGCTCTGGACAATCGCCTGGGAACACATCAACATCATTCTCGTGTTCATCGCGGGCATGCTCATCCACTGGATTCCCAAGAAGTTCAAGAGCCGTTACAGGATTGCATTCGCATCACTCCCGCTCCCTGGAATGGTCGCCGCAACGGCGTTTATCATCTTCGTGATATACCAGTTCATGAGTGCCGATAGCTGCCCGTTCATTTATTTCCAGTTCTAG